The Streptomyces cyaneogriseus subsp. noncyanogenus region AGGTGAAGGCGTCGACCCGGGCCGGCTCGATGATCGGCAGGAGGTAGTCGAGCACGGCGTCGGGATCCAGGTCTATCGACTCCTTGATGAATCCCTCCTCACACAGGAGTGCGTAGACGGTCTCCGCCTCGCCGTCCAGCGTCATGCGCAGGGACCGGCCGATGGGTATCGGCAGACCGCCGGGGAGGCGGTCGACGGTGCCGAAGTCGAGGACGCCCAGCCGCCAGTCCTCCTCGCCGTCCGGCCCGCCGGGCAGCAGCCGGAAGTTGCCCGGGTGCGGATCGGCGTGGAGCAGGCCGGTGCGGGCCGGGCCGGAGAACAGGAAGCGGGCCAGAAGCTGCCCGGCCCGGTCCCGCTGCTCCCGGGTGCCGTCCGCGATGACCTCCGACAGGGGCACGCCGTCGATCCACTCGGTGACCAGGACCTGCTCGCACTGGTGGACCACGTCCGGCACCACGACGTCCGGATCACCGGCGAACTCCTCGGCATGGGCCCGCTGGGCCTCGGCCTCCAGGCCGTAGTCCAGCTCCTCCGAGACGCGGTCCTTCAGCTCCGTGATGAGCGGCTTGATGTCCAGGCCGGGGATGAGCGGGCCCAGCAGGCGAGCGAACCGGCTGAGCTGGTTCAGGTCGGACACCAGGGCCTCGCCGGCGCCCGGATACTGCACCTTGACCGCCACCTCGCGGCCGTCGTGCCACACGCCCCGGTGCACCTGCCCGATCGAGGCCGCCGCGGCGGGCTTGTCCTCGAACTCCAGGAAGAGGTCCTGCCAGTCCTCGCCGAGCCGCTCCGCGAGCACCGCGTGCACGGTCCGCGTCGGCATCGGCGGCGCCGCCTCCTGCAACCGGGTCAACGCCGCCCGGTAGGGGCCGGCGATCTCCTCGGGCAGGGCCGACTCGAAGACGGACAGAGCCTGCCCGAACTTCATCGCCCCGCCCTTGAGCTCGCCGAGGACCTTGAAGAGCTGCTCCGCCGTGCGCTGCTGCAACTGCTGGCCGACGAGCTCGGCGGACTCACCGACGATCCGCTTGCCCAGTCCCCAGGTCGCCCGTCCGGCGAAGCCGAGCGGGAGCGCGGCGAGCTTCGCGGTACGGGTGACCGCCTTCCGGGGAAGATCAGACATGCGCCCTCCAAGTCCCAGCCGGCCGCGTCGCCCCTGCCTTACGGCGTACTCGTGCCGACGGCCGTTGCTCCGCCATTGTCTCGCGCCGCGCCCCGTCCTCGGAGGCGTGTTCTTCCGCACCTTTTCGCGCGGCCCGTTCCCGCACGGCCGCCTCCTCTTCCACGGCCGCCTCCTCTTCCCCGGCGCCCGCCTCCCCGGCGCCGCACGGGCACGCCGGGTGCGGCCACACCGGCCGTGCGTGCCAGTGGAGCCCGGGCAGGGCGACCTCCCAGCGGGCGCCCGCGCTCGACGGCATCCGGCCGTCCAGGAAGGCGAGCGCATGGGCGGCCGCCAGACCCGCGACGGTCGTGGCGAGCGCGAGATCGCCGGAGGCGACCCGGCGCGGTCTGCCCGAGCGCCACTGGGCGACCAGACGGGGCCAGGTCGCGTCGCGGTCGGTGCGGGCCTCGTGCAGACAGCCCGCGCAGCCCGTCTCACCGGGCAGGACGAGGGGGCCGACGACTCCGGTGGCCTCCACCACCCCGGCGTACAGATGCGGGGTGCCCGAGGCGACGAGGTCCTCGGGCAGCGCCGGAGCGTGCACGGCGACATCGTCCCGCGGGGCGAGGACCACCAGGGAGAACCCTCCCTCACCGCCGCTCTCGGACGGTGCCGCGGGGCCGCGGCGCGGCGGGCGGCCGGGGGCGGCGCGGCGCACGGCCCGGCGGGCGGCCTCGTCACGGCGGTCGCCCACGGCGTCGGCGGGCAGCCCGCCCGGGGCGACGTCCCAGGTCTCGACCCGGCCGACGTCGCGTACGTCGACCTCGCCCACCCCGGCGCCCGAGAGCAGTGAGGCGAGGAGCGCGCCCACCCGCCCGGCACCCCGCACCTGCACGCGCAGGGCCCGGCGGGCGGCCAGGTGCCGCAGGGCGTCGCCCGGTTCCGGCGTGGTCAGGGACAGCGCGGCCAGCTCCGGGCGGAGCCGGTCGAGCAGGTCCGGCTTCTCCCGCAGGGCCTCGGCGTCCGGGCCGCCGCCACGGGCGTCGTCCAGCAGCCCGGCCCGCGCGAGCCGCTCCACCAGCGCGTCGACATGGCCGTCGGGCAGGTCCATGCGGCGGGCCTCCTCGCGCAGCAGCGGCAGCCCGCGGGTGCCGTCGAGAAGGTCGAGGAAGCTGCCCGTCGCCGTGTCCATCGGGCCCAGCGTCATCGCGTGCGCGGGCGTCATCCCGAACTGCACGGTGTTGAGATCGCGCCAGCCGCGCCTGAACGCCGGCTTCACCATCGGATGCATGACCGTCCCCCGTACCTCGTGTGTCTCCCCGTGAGCGGACGACCGCCCGCCGTGGTCGCGGCGGCGTCGCCGATGACAGCCAGCATGCCCGGGCGCGGCGCCGGGCGCCGAAAGTTGTCCACAGGCAGCGGCGATAGTCGTACTTATTTGTCTCGTTCGCTTTGCTTTCCTCTTGTTCCGACTTGTTTCTCCGCGCTGCCCGGCTCGCCCGTCCGCTCCGGGATCCGTGCGCGCCTGCGCCGTGCCGGACGGCCGTGCGGCAGGACGCGCTCACCGAGCAGCGGCACCGAACCGTCCGGGAGCCGGGACTTCCCCGTGCGCAGCGGGTACGGTCGGGGCGTGTCAGCCGACCCACTGCACCGCGCCGGAACGCCGCAGCGCAGCACGACGAGCCCGCTTCCGGGCGGCTCGACGGCGAGCGCGATCGAGATCCGCAGGAGCACCCGTCGACGCAGGACGGTCTCCGCCTACCGCGAGGGCGATCGCACCGTCGTGCTCATCCCCGCCCGGATGTCCGAGGCGGAGGAGCAGCGCTGGGTGAGTGTCATGCTCGACAAACTGGCCGCACAGGAGAGCAAACGCCTCCTCGGCGACGCCGAGCTGGCCGAGCGCGCCGAGCGGCTGTCCGCCCAGTACCTCGACGGACGGGCCCGGCCCCGCTCGGTCCGCTGGGTCACGAACCAGAACACCCGCTGGGGCTCGTGCACCCCCGCCGAGGGCAGCATCCGGCTGTCGCACCGCCTGCAGGGCATGCCCGAATACGTCGTCGACTACGTCCTCCTCCACGAACTGGCCCATCTGCTGGTGCCGGGCCACGGACCCCGCTTCTGGCGGCTGCTGGAGGCGTACCCGCGGACCGAGCGGGCCCGGGGCTACCTGGAGGGTGTGGTCGCCGCCGGCCGGCTGCCGCACGTCCCCGGCGCGCGCGACGAGTAGGCCGGGCGGCACGCCTTTCACGCGCGCGCGACGAGCAGGCCGGGCGGCCGTCCACGCGCGCGTGCGACGAGCCGGCCCGCCGTCCACGCGCGCGCGTGCGCGTGGACGCCCTTCTGCGCGGCCCGCACATCGGCACAGCCGCCGTCGACGCGCCGCGTGTGAGCGGATGCGCCGCCCGCGCGTGCGGGCCGCCGGAGCCTGCCGCGCACCCGCGTGTGCCCGCGCGTGCCCAACCCCCGCGGGCCCGGCCGCCTGTTCTGTACCGGATCTGTACCGACTTCCTCCGGTGTCCGGAAATTGCCGTTAGCCTGTCGCGACGCACTCGCATTCGAATGGGGGACGGTCGTAACGCATGGCCAGGGAATTCCAACGCGGCCACAAGGCCAGGATCAGTGACCTCACCGCCGGTACGGATCTGTACGTAGGCGTGCAGATCTCCGGCCCGGGGCTGACCTTCGACATCAGTTGCTTCGGCCTCGACGCCGCCGAACGGCTCTCGGACGACCGGTACTTCGTCTTCTACAACCAGCCGAAGTCCCCCGAGGAGTCCGTGCAGCTCCTGGGCCCCCAGGCGGGCGACACGGAGTCCTTCCGGGTCACGTTGGACAGGATCCCGCCACAGATACACAAGCTGTCCTTCACGGCGACGATCGACGGCGCCGGCCAGATGTCGCAGATCGGCCCGGGCTGCCTGCGCATCGTCGCGGGCGGCGAGGAAGTGGCCCGGTACCCCTTCGACGGGACGGAGTTCTCCACCGAACGGGCCGTCATGCTGGGCGACCTGTACCTGAAGGACGTGTGGCGGTTCGCGGCGGTCGGGCAGGGCTTCGACGGCGGCCTGGAGGCGCTGCTGAAGCACTTCGGCGGCGAGGTGGCCGAGGAGGAGGCCCCCGCCGCGCCGCAGCCGCAGCCGGGTGCCGCGCCCGGCTTCGCGCCGCCCCCGCACGCCGCCGCCCCGCCCGCCCCGGCACCCGAGCCCCCCGCGTTCGCCGCCCCGCCCGCCCCCGCACCGGCCCCCGTCGCGCCCCCCGGCCCCCCGGCGCACGCCGCGCCGACGGTGCCCGCGGGCGTACCGGCTCCGCCCCCCGGCACCGTGCCCCCGCCCGCCCCCGCACCGCAGGGCGCCCCGTTCACGCCCCCCGGAGGCCCGTTCACGCCCCCCGGAGGCCCGTTCACACCGCCCGGCGCCCCGTTCACACCGCCCCCGGGCGCCGCGGTGCCCCCCGGGGGACCCTTCACCCCTCCGCCGGGTGTCCCCGCCTTCCCCGGCCAGGCCCCGGCCTTCGGCGGGGGAGCGGTGCTCGCGCCCGTCCCGCCGGAGGCCGGCCTGCGGGCCGTTCTGACGAAGTACGCCGAAGCCCCGGTGGGCGACCGCTGGACCGAGCAGAATCCGCAGCTCGTCCGGGCGACCCTCACCAAGGGCGCGAACATCCTCGCCAAGCAGGGCAGCATGGTCGCCTACCAGGGCGACATCGACTTCGCCCACAAGGGCTCCGGCCTGCTCGGCAAGCTGACCGGGCAGCTCACCGGCCAGGGCATGTCCCTGATGCGGTGCTCCGGCGACGGCGAGGTGTTCCTCGCCGACGAGGCCAGCCGCCTGTTCGTGATCCGGCTCCAGGGCGAGCAGCTCTACACCAGCGCGCGCGGGGTCCTCGCCTTCGACGAGGGGCTGGAGACCGAGGTCCGCCGCATCGAGGGCGCCG contains the following coding sequences:
- a CDS encoding TOMM precursor leader peptide-binding protein; translation: MHPMVKPAFRRGWRDLNTVQFGMTPAHAMTLGPMDTATGSFLDLLDGTRGLPLLREEARRMDLPDGHVDALVERLARAGLLDDARGGGPDAEALREKPDLLDRLRPELAALSLTTPEPGDALRHLAARRALRVQVRGAGRVGALLASLLSGAGVGEVDVRDVGRVETWDVAPGGLPADAVGDRRDEAARRAVRRAAPGRPPRRGPAAPSESGGEGGFSLVVLAPRDDVAVHAPALPEDLVASGTPHLYAGVVEATGVVGPLVLPGETGCAGCLHEARTDRDATWPRLVAQWRSGRPRRVASGDLALATTVAGLAAAHALAFLDGRMPSSAGARWEVALPGLHWHARPVWPHPACPCGAGEAGAGEEEAAVEEEAAVRERAARKGAEEHASEDGARRETMAEQRPSARVRRKAGATRPAGTWRAHV
- a CDS encoding M48 metallopeptidase family protein, whose protein sequence is MSADPLHRAGTPQRSTTSPLPGGSTASAIEIRRSTRRRRTVSAYREGDRTVVLIPARMSEAEEQRWVSVMLDKLAAQESKRLLGDAELAERAERLSAQYLDGRARPRSVRWVTNQNTRWGSCTPAEGSIRLSHRLQGMPEYVVDYVLLHELAHLLVPGHGPRFWRLLEAYPRTERARGYLEGVVAAGRLPHVPGARDE
- a CDS encoding TerD family protein, which produces MAREFQRGHKARISDLTAGTDLYVGVQISGPGLTFDISCFGLDAAERLSDDRYFVFYNQPKSPEESVQLLGPQAGDTESFRVTLDRIPPQIHKLSFTATIDGAGQMSQIGPGCLRIVAGGEEVARYPFDGTEFSTERAVMLGDLYLKDVWRFAAVGQGFDGGLEALLKHFGGEVAEEEAPAAPQPQPGAAPGFAPPPHAAAPPAPAPEPPAFAAPPAPAPAPVAPPGPPAHAAPTVPAGVPAPPPGTVPPPAPAPQGAPFTPPGGPFTPPGGPFTPPGAPFTPPPGAAVPPGGPFTPPPGVPAFPGQAPAFGGGAVLAPVPPEAGLRAVLTKYAEAPVGDRWTEQNPQLVRATLTKGANILAKQGSMVAYQGDIDFAHKGSGLLGKLTGQLTGQGMSLMRCSGDGEVFLADEASRLFVIRLQGEQLYTSARGVLAFDEGLETEVRRIEGAGLPGGGLFSMLFSGTGAVVVKTRGVPVVLPVGPATYVDGNAVIAWSAGAQAVTTTSVRLRRSGYARQSSEAVNLQFRGAPGNFVVVQPFEV
- a CDS encoding ABC1 kinase family protein → MSDLPRKAVTRTAKLAALPLGFAGRATWGLGKRIVGESAELVGQQLQQRTAEQLFKVLGELKGGAMKFGQALSVFESALPEEIAGPYRAALTRLQEAAPPMPTRTVHAVLAERLGEDWQDLFLEFEDKPAAAASIGQVHRGVWHDGREVAVKVQYPGAGEALVSDLNQLSRFARLLGPLIPGLDIKPLITELKDRVSEELDYGLEAEAQRAHAEEFAGDPDVVVPDVVHQCEQVLVTEWIDGVPLSEVIADGTREQRDRAGQLLARFLFSGPARTGLLHADPHPGNFRLLPGGPDGEEDWRLGVLDFGTVDRLPGGLPIPIGRSLRMTLDGEAETVYALLCEEGFIKESIDLDPDAVLDYLLPIIEPARVDAFTFTRGWMRGQAARIADPRSPAYQLGKQLNLPPAYLLIHRVTLSTIGVLCQLGATVRLRDELQEWLPGFVDDEEEPPDAAAQA